A single region of the Nitrospira sp. genome encodes:
- a CDS encoding outer membrane beta-barrel protein yields the protein MGRWFVALLFLVLLGLPTRALAETYVAAGIGMNAPSFDTTDAGKVALQKDLFYGGKIGHYFNDRGYNWFGIEVDAYRSTPGIKQQTLPTSSNPRLSGPIPGADLMVHSLAFNALVRVTGYQYKVEPYAGLGIGLNVGNISSGNFRPEASFAPSFNVLAGIRYYMTESIAPFIEYKYNFAQFKFDRSNVTADYRANLFMFGIAYHFGR from the coding sequence ATGGGTCGCTGGTTCGTCGCACTACTGTTCCTAGTCCTGTTGGGCTTACCTACACGCGCACTGGCAGAAACCTATGTCGCCGCAGGCATCGGTATGAACGCCCCCTCCTTTGACACCACCGATGCCGGAAAGGTGGCACTCCAGAAAGACCTCTTTTACGGAGGCAAGATCGGCCATTATTTTAACGATCGCGGCTACAACTGGTTTGGGATTGAAGTGGACGCGTACCGTTCTACGCCAGGCATCAAACAACAAACATTGCCGACATCCAGCAACCCTCGACTATCGGGGCCGATTCCTGGTGCGGATTTGATGGTGCATTCCCTAGCTTTTAATGCATTGGTCCGCGTCACCGGCTATCAATACAAGGTGGAACCCTATGCAGGACTTGGCATCGGCCTGAATGTCGGGAATATTTCAAGCGGCAATTTCAGACCAGAAGCATCATTTGCCCCAAGCTTTAACGTGTTGGCTGGCATTCGGTACTACATGACCGAGTCGATTGCTCCCTTCATTGAGTACAAGTATAACTTCGCCCAATTCAAATTCGACCGCAGCAATGTCACGGCCGACTACCGCGCCAATCTGTTCATGTTCGGCATCGCTTATCATTTCGGTCGATAG
- a CDS encoding cation:proton antiporter: MAPDPIFFRDLAYVFIAAVLGGTSAYLLRQPLILGYVFGGILISPLTPGPSISDVHSFELFAEIGVILLMFCIGIEFSLNDLLRVRWVALLGGPIGIVLSILLGVGVGHVVGWNFIQSVVIGAVVSVASTMVLARLLLDSGDLRAKHGRVMIGITLVEDLAVVVLTVLLPALGALEPGRFATIGKALWLAVLILVPFSYLAAKAIPPLLTRIAKTQNAELFLLVSLSLGIGTAAVTQMAGLSLALGAFLAGLIISGSEYGHEMLARLLSLRDAFVALFFVTIGILIDPRVVWANLPLLGLMLGLIVVGKFVIWTLVVRFFRYAWGTALLVGVGLTQIGEFSFVLVHVAKTAGHVGEDVYNATLAASLLSILLNAPLVRYAPRWVAALHLRMGRASVPVQGAIQDEQAGHVVVCGFGRMGSTVGLALDHFEIPYTVIERDPDLVRQLRRRGISCVYGDASQTELLNAAGAQRAALAIVALPVISEASLTLRRLRGLNEKIPVLVRAHGFREAEDLKDVGATEIILPEVEGAHTLIRHAFQALTIPKSSILAYLKSCQDFRSSGEETDAENVKAGEVGAERSI, translated from the coding sequence ATGGCCCCAGATCCCATTTTCTTCCGAGATCTCGCCTATGTGTTCATCGCCGCGGTCCTCGGCGGAACCTCCGCCTATCTGCTTCGTCAGCCGTTGATTTTGGGGTATGTCTTCGGCGGCATTTTAATCAGCCCCTTGACGCCGGGTCCTTCTATCTCGGACGTCCATAGTTTCGAATTGTTCGCCGAGATCGGTGTCATCCTCCTGATGTTTTGCATCGGGATTGAATTTTCTTTGAATGATTTATTACGGGTGCGCTGGGTCGCCCTCCTCGGAGGGCCCATCGGCATCGTCCTCTCCATCCTGCTCGGCGTCGGAGTCGGGCATGTGGTGGGATGGAACTTTATTCAAAGCGTGGTCATTGGCGCGGTCGTGTCTGTGGCCAGCACGATGGTCCTGGCTCGCTTGCTGCTGGACAGCGGAGATTTGCGTGCCAAACACGGCCGGGTGATGATCGGGATCACGCTGGTCGAGGACCTTGCGGTGGTCGTGCTAACCGTGCTGCTGCCGGCGCTCGGGGCTCTGGAGCCGGGCCGGTTCGCCACGATTGGAAAAGCCTTATGGTTGGCGGTCCTGATTCTGGTTCCCTTCTCGTATCTCGCTGCGAAAGCAATTCCTCCGCTGTTGACGCGTATTGCGAAGACACAAAATGCCGAACTCTTTCTGCTGGTCTCGTTGTCCTTGGGCATCGGAACGGCGGCCGTGACGCAAATGGCGGGATTGTCCCTCGCCCTTGGCGCATTTCTGGCCGGGCTGATCATCAGCGGTTCGGAATATGGGCACGAAATGCTCGCCCGGTTGCTGTCACTACGTGATGCGTTCGTCGCCCTCTTTTTTGTGACGATCGGCATTCTGATCGATCCGCGTGTCGTCTGGGCCAATCTGCCATTGCTGGGCCTCATGCTGGGATTGATTGTCGTCGGGAAATTTGTCATTTGGACGCTGGTGGTCCGGTTCTTCCGCTATGCATGGGGAACGGCACTGCTCGTCGGTGTGGGGCTCACGCAGATCGGCGAATTTTCTTTCGTGTTGGTGCATGTCGCCAAAACGGCAGGCCATGTGGGCGAAGATGTGTACAATGCCACCCTTGCCGCCTCGCTACTCAGCATTCTGCTCAACGCCCCCCTGGTTCGATATGCACCGAGATGGGTCGCAGCATTGCATTTGCGAATGGGGCGGGCTTCGGTGCCGGTCCAGGGGGCAATCCAAGACGAACAAGCAGGGCACGTGGTGGTCTGCGGGTTCGGTCGCATGGGAAGCACCGTAGGTCTGGCTCTCGACCATTTCGAGATTCCCTACACGGTGATCGAGCGGGACCCGGACCTCGTGCGACAGCTACGTCGTCGAGGCATTTCATGCGTGTATGGAGATGCCTCGCAAACCGAGCTGTTGAACGCAGCCGGTGCTCAACGAGCGGCGTTAGCGATTGTTGCGCTTCCGGTCATCAGCGAGGCATCACTCACCCTTCGTCGACTGCGCGGACTGAATGAGAAAATCCCCGTGCTGGTCCGGGCGCATGGATTTCGGGAGGCGGAAGACCTGAAAGACGTTGGCGCCACGGAAATCATCCTGCCCGAAGTTGAGGGGGCACATACCTTGATCCGGCATGCGTTCCAGGCCTTAACGATTCCGAAGTCGAGCATTCTCGCGTACCTGAAATCCTGCCAGGATTTTCGCTCGTCTGGTGAAGAAACAGACGCAGAGAATGTCAAAGCCGGGGAGGTCGGGGCGGAGAGAAGTATCTGA
- the ispG gene encoding flavodoxin-dependent (E)-4-hydroxy-3-methylbut-2-enyl-diphosphate synthase gives MHITRKKTRQIQAGSVKIGGDAPISVQSMCSTDTRDVKATVEQIQQLETAGCEIIRVAVPDEAAAAALPKIKAAMTVPLIADIHFDHRLALKAAEVVDCVRINPGNIGAWWKVQEVIKAVNERGIPLRVGVNGGSLERPLLDKYGWPSPEALSESALNAVHALEDEGFTNMKVSLKASDVHHAIDAYYLFSTQSNYPLHIGITEAGTAMTGAVKSAIGLGWLLSHGIGDTLRVSLAADPVEEVKVGFEILKSLELRHRGINVIACPTCGRVEIDVVRMANELEKKLGHIKTPLNVSVLGCVVNGIGEGKEADIGIAGGEGKGILFKKGKLMRKVPMEELMDTLIQEVELLAKEKEAEAAGAPHNGSSNEQAEAGWELMGHTPDEQSTIVRDIPVLPSKS, from the coding sequence ATGCATATCACCAGGAAAAAAACGCGACAAATTCAGGCAGGGTCGGTCAAGATCGGCGGTGATGCGCCGATTTCGGTCCAGTCGATGTGTTCCACCGATACGCGAGACGTGAAGGCGACGGTGGAGCAGATTCAGCAGTTGGAAACCGCCGGCTGCGAGATCATTCGTGTCGCTGTTCCGGACGAAGCCGCAGCCGCTGCGCTGCCGAAGATCAAGGCGGCGATGACGGTGCCGCTGATCGCCGACATTCACTTCGATCATCGCCTCGCCCTCAAAGCGGCCGAAGTCGTCGATTGCGTCCGTATCAATCCCGGGAACATCGGGGCCTGGTGGAAAGTGCAGGAAGTGATCAAGGCCGTCAACGAGCGGGGCATCCCCCTGCGCGTGGGGGTGAACGGCGGCTCGCTCGAACGGCCGCTGCTCGATAAGTATGGCTGGCCTTCCCCCGAAGCCCTGTCCGAATCGGCCTTAAACGCCGTGCATGCGCTCGAAGACGAAGGCTTCACCAACATGAAGGTGTCGCTCAAGGCGTCCGATGTCCATCACGCGATTGACGCCTACTATCTGTTCTCGACCCAGTCCAATTATCCCCTGCATATCGGCATTACCGAAGCCGGCACCGCCATGACGGGTGCGGTTAAATCCGCGATCGGCCTCGGGTGGCTGCTCTCGCACGGCATCGGCGACACGCTGCGTGTCTCACTCGCCGCCGATCCGGTGGAGGAAGTCAAAGTCGGCTTTGAAATCTTGAAGTCACTGGAGTTGCGGCATCGCGGCATCAACGTCATTGCCTGTCCGACCTGCGGGCGGGTCGAAATCGACGTGGTGCGCATGGCGAATGAATTGGAGAAGAAACTGGGCCATATCAAGACCCCGTTGAATGTCTCCGTCCTGGGCTGCGTCGTCAACGGCATCGGAGAAGGCAAAGAAGCCGATATCGGCATTGCCGGCGGCGAAGGCAAAGGTATTCTCTTCAAGAAGGGAAAGCTCATGCGCAAGGTGCCCATGGAGGAGCTCATGGACACGCTTATTCAGGAAGTCGAGTTGCTGGCCAAGGAAAAAGAAGCCGAAGCTGCCGGCGCCCCGCACAACGGGTCGTCGAACGAGCAGGCAGAGGCGGGCTGGGAATTGATGGGCCACACGCCGGATGAGCAGTCCACCATCGTCCGTGACATTCCCGTGCTCCCAAGCAAGTCGTAA
- a CDS encoding 1-deoxy-D-xylulose-5-phosphate synthase, whose amino-acid sequence MSLLKNIHSPADLKRLSPEQFPELCQEIREQILAVVSNVGGHLASNLGVVELTVALQYLLNTPEDKIVWDTSNQAYTHKLLTGRREQFHTLRQYGGLSGFCKREESAYDTFNAGHAGTGVSAAFGMVEAREQRGEKHKVVCVVGDGAMTAGMTLEGLHHAGGTNKDFLVVLNDNQMSISRNVGAISAYLNRTFTGEFYARMREETGQLLRKIPHIGAEMQKIARRAEELAKGAILPGLLFEELGFQYAGPIDGHNFEHLLPTLENALKMKGPVLLHVITKKGLGYQAAMDNPVWFHACPPFVRETGVPAKKAVRPSYTSMAVDALIKVAHQDKRVVAITAAMCEGTGLNAFEKEFPDRIYDVGIAEQHAVTFAAGMAAQGMKPVVALYSTFLQRAYDQVVHDVATQNLPVTFCIDRGGLVAEDGTTHHGAFDFAFLRHVPNMVVAAPKDENELQHMIKTCVGFDGPASVRYARGVSLGVPMDPEPTALPIGKGELLREGTDVAIVAIGVTVWPAMKAAERLAQDGISAAVVNARFAKPLDTELILKTAKNVRCLVTVEEGCKMGGFGSAVLETLSDAGLMLRTKVLGLPDWYIEQGPQDLLRERYGLTADGIYNSVKALFGAGVVADDAARLASLVGSLPHGDEQGS is encoded by the coding sequence ATGTCTCTGCTAAAAAATATCCACAGTCCCGCTGATTTGAAGCGCCTGTCCCCTGAACAGTTTCCGGAACTATGCCAGGAGATTCGTGAGCAAATCCTCGCGGTGGTTTCGAACGTCGGGGGGCACTTGGCCTCCAATCTCGGTGTCGTGGAGTTGACGGTGGCCTTGCAGTATCTCCTGAATACGCCGGAAGACAAAATCGTCTGGGATACCAGCAATCAGGCCTATACCCACAAGCTGCTCACCGGGCGCCGGGAACAGTTCCACACCCTGCGCCAGTACGGCGGATTGAGCGGGTTCTGCAAGCGCGAAGAAAGCGCCTACGACACGTTCAATGCCGGACATGCCGGCACCGGCGTCTCTGCCGCCTTCGGCATGGTGGAAGCACGGGAGCAGCGGGGTGAGAAGCATAAGGTTGTGTGTGTGGTGGGCGATGGTGCGATGACGGCGGGTATGACCCTGGAAGGCCTACACCATGCCGGTGGCACAAACAAGGATTTCCTCGTTGTGCTGAACGACAACCAGATGTCCATCTCCCGCAACGTCGGCGCCATTTCCGCCTACCTGAACCGGACCTTTACCGGTGAGTTCTACGCGCGGATGCGTGAAGAAACCGGACAACTGTTGCGAAAGATTCCGCACATCGGTGCCGAAATGCAAAAAATCGCTCGCCGGGCCGAAGAGTTGGCCAAAGGCGCGATCCTGCCCGGTCTCCTGTTCGAGGAGCTGGGCTTTCAATATGCCGGGCCGATCGACGGCCACAACTTTGAGCACCTGCTGCCGACCCTGGAAAATGCCCTGAAGATGAAGGGCCCGGTGCTGCTGCACGTCATCACGAAAAAAGGCTTGGGGTACCAAGCCGCGATGGATAATCCCGTCTGGTTCCATGCCTGCCCGCCCTTTGTGCGCGAAACGGGCGTGCCGGCGAAAAAAGCCGTCCGCCCCAGCTACACCAGCATGGCGGTGGATGCCTTGATCAAGGTCGCGCATCAAGACAAGCGCGTCGTCGCGATCACCGCCGCGATGTGCGAGGGGACCGGGTTGAATGCGTTTGAAAAAGAATTCCCGGATCGGATCTATGACGTCGGCATCGCCGAGCAACATGCCGTGACCTTTGCTGCCGGTATGGCGGCACAGGGCATGAAGCCGGTGGTGGCGCTCTACTCCACCTTCTTGCAGCGGGCCTACGACCAGGTGGTGCATGATGTGGCGACCCAGAACTTGCCGGTGACCTTCTGCATCGACCGCGGTGGACTCGTCGCTGAGGACGGGACGACGCACCACGGTGCCTTCGATTTCGCGTTCCTGCGGCATGTGCCGAACATGGTTGTCGCCGCGCCCAAGGACGAGAACGAATTGCAGCATATGATCAAGACCTGTGTGGGTTTTGATGGTCCAGCCTCCGTGCGGTACGCGCGCGGCGTCAGCCTCGGTGTGCCGATGGATCCTGAGCCCACCGCATTGCCGATCGGCAAGGGTGAGTTGCTGCGGGAAGGGACGGATGTGGCGATCGTGGCGATCGGCGTGACGGTCTGGCCGGCCATGAAGGCGGCCGAACGGTTGGCTCAAGACGGCATTTCAGCCGCTGTGGTCAATGCTCGTTTTGCCAAGCCGCTGGATACAGAGCTCATCCTGAAGACTGCGAAGAACGTCCGTTGTCTGGTCACGGTGGAAGAAGGTTGCAAGATGGGCGGATTCGGTTCCGCCGTCTTGGAAACCCTGTCTGACGCCGGACTCATGTTGCGCACCAAGGTGCTCGGGTTGCCTGATTGGTACATCGAGCAGGGGCCGCAGGATCTGTTGCGCGAACGGTATGGCCTGACAGCCGACGGTATCTACAACAGCGTCAAGGCGTTGTTCGGCGCCGGTGTGGTGGCGGACGACGCCGCTCGTTTGGCGTCGCTCGTCGGCAGCTTGCCGCACGGTGATGAACAGGGCAGCTAG
- a CDS encoding DUF3187 family protein — MSERPGLLMRHISYLVWLLTVCVGLPLTVGAEGFGPFPVRNFQALDQLVLAMPGDRAAVLKKGDLDVRLEVANTASIARDQEEQADVTMKFETVRTGLFLRYGLTDRLEIGAEVPGYHRYRGFMEEPIIGVERGTTGISPARKALRETAYAFNIANGGRTLFHGTKGATGLGDISFYGKYQLLKETSTLPALSFRVGVKAPTGDTDQVFGSGHPDAGIGLALDKTFATGWILYANLNGVFPTGQIAGLDLQPVMSGLVAVEYLWTDNFSITAQFDYYSPPFHGTGTRVLDKGVTESAIGISYRVLPGLLWQLYGVENLDFITGSAADFTLSTLLTYRMRS, encoded by the coding sequence GTGAGTGAACGGCCGGGGTTGCTCATGCGGCACATCAGCTATCTGGTTTGGTTGCTCACCGTGTGTGTTGGTCTGCCGCTGACCGTCGGTGCGGAGGGGTTTGGTCCATTTCCGGTCAGAAATTTTCAGGCGCTGGATCAACTGGTCCTGGCAATGCCCGGTGACCGGGCGGCGGTATTGAAAAAAGGGGATCTCGACGTCCGGCTTGAAGTCGCCAATACCGCGTCGATTGCCCGCGACCAAGAAGAACAAGCCGACGTGACGATGAAGTTTGAGACGGTGAGAACCGGTCTCTTCCTGCGGTATGGTCTGACCGATCGGCTGGAGATCGGTGCGGAGGTCCCGGGGTATCACCGGTATCGCGGGTTTATGGAAGAGCCGATCATCGGGGTGGAGCGGGGGACGACTGGGATCTCACCGGCACGGAAGGCCCTGCGGGAAACGGCCTATGCGTTCAATATTGCCAACGGTGGTCGCACGCTGTTTCACGGCACGAAGGGTGCGACAGGACTGGGCGATATTTCGTTCTACGGAAAATATCAACTGCTGAAAGAAACCTCGACGCTTCCGGCCCTGTCGTTTCGCGTGGGCGTCAAAGCCCCGACCGGCGATACCGACCAAGTCTTCGGCAGTGGGCATCCGGATGCCGGCATCGGCCTGGCCTTGGATAAGACCTTCGCCACCGGGTGGATACTGTACGCCAACTTGAACGGGGTGTTTCCCACGGGGCAGATCGCCGGACTCGACCTCCAGCCGGTGATGAGCGGGTTGGTGGCTGTGGAATATCTCTGGACGGACAATTTCTCCATCACTGCGCAGTTCGACTACTACTCGCCACCGTTTCATGGCACCGGGACCCGGGTCTTGGACAAGGGTGTCACCGAATCGGCCATCGGCATCAGCTATCGCGTCCTGCCGGGCTTGCTCTGGCAGCTCTATGGGGTCGAGAACCTGGACTTCATCACCGGGAGCGCCGCCGACTTCACGCTGTCGACCCTCCTCACCTACCGGATGCGTTCCTGA
- a CDS encoding BamA/TamA family outer membrane protein codes for MQRHYFSSIGVLLALAGLLTFSPPDSVRADTQIFPVPSVSTSKNDGNDAGLIAPILISDPDGELKYLMAPMLIQNSIVGSRAVFNLFKYDPGGRQMRLIASLTEKIERKVLFDYVDPAFGNGQYFLNFGGTFFKNATSRFFGLGQSTVQADESNYTAREARAYWRLGLYANEVTQVSIGQRVRQVQLQRGATELPFSVEQFPTVDGIQGESIIVGHRASFYYDTRDSLVTPTDGMSVMAYAELNQNVKNGDHPVYSRYELEIKKLFPSESKRAILVVRADLQATIGSQVPFFEQSSLGGQNNLRGFGMDRYIDKHLIAFSIEERIHVLRTKLAGVTADFELAPFLDTGQVFNSFKDVSFQDYRMTPGVGFRAIVRPNVVGRLDYGYSREGGAIFAGLDFPY; via the coding sequence ATGCAGCGTCATTATTTTTCGTCGATCGGTGTGTTGCTGGCGCTGGCCGGACTCCTCACCTTCAGCCCGCCGGATTCTGTGCGGGCCGATACGCAAATTTTCCCCGTTCCGTCGGTCTCCACCAGCAAGAACGATGGGAACGATGCCGGCTTGATCGCGCCGATTCTGATTTCCGATCCCGACGGCGAGTTGAAGTACCTCATGGCGCCGATGCTGATTCAGAATTCGATCGTCGGCAGCCGGGCGGTGTTCAATCTCTTCAAGTACGATCCAGGCGGACGCCAGATGAGGCTGATCGCGTCGCTGACCGAGAAAATCGAACGGAAGGTGCTGTTCGACTATGTCGATCCGGCGTTCGGGAACGGGCAGTACTTTCTGAACTTCGGCGGCACCTTCTTCAAGAACGCCACTTCACGATTCTTCGGGTTGGGCCAGTCGACGGTGCAGGCGGATGAATCCAATTACACGGCCAGAGAGGCGCGTGCCTATTGGCGGCTCGGCCTCTATGCGAATGAAGTGACGCAGGTTTCCATTGGGCAGCGGGTGCGGCAGGTGCAGCTTCAGCGTGGAGCTACCGAGCTGCCCTTTTCCGTCGAGCAATTTCCCACGGTGGACGGCATTCAGGGCGAGTCCATCATTGTCGGGCATCGCGCGTCATTTTATTACGACACCCGCGACAGTCTGGTCACGCCGACGGATGGGATGTCGGTGATGGCCTATGCGGAACTGAATCAAAATGTGAAGAACGGAGATCATCCCGTCTATTCACGGTACGAATTAGAAATTAAGAAGCTGTTTCCCAGCGAATCCAAGCGTGCCATTTTGGTCGTGAGAGCTGATCTTCAGGCCACGATCGGGTCCCAAGTGCCGTTTTTCGAGCAGTCGTCGCTCGGCGGACAGAACAATCTGCGCGGATTCGGGATGGATCGGTATATCGACAAACATTTGATTGCGTTCAGTATTGAGGAGCGGATTCACGTCCTGCGGACAAAACTGGCGGGAGTGACCGCGGATTTCGAACTGGCGCCTTTTCTGGACACGGGGCAGGTGTTTAATTCATTTAAGGACGTCAGCTTCCAGGATTACCGGATGACGCCGGGCGTCGGCTTTCGAGCGATTGTGCGGCCAAATGTGGTCGGTCGGTTGGATTACGGGTATAGCCGCGAAGGCGGGGCAATTTTTGCGGGTTTGGACTTCCCCTATTAG
- a CDS encoding ABC transporter substrate-binding protein, which yields MQGRRWMIMAGVLTWLLCLGGVSPAMAGQATESVRVTIDEVLKILNDKELKTPAKQEDRRQRLEKVVAARFDYSEMSRRSLGAQWNQLSDKEKQEFVDLFRTLLTNTYADRVETYSGEGVQYLNERTEKEYAEVRTKVLSGKTEIPMDYRLMNKSNDWHVYDVVVDGVSLVNNYRGQFSKILHTSSYSDLVDQLRKKSEKIKAP from the coding sequence ATGCAGGGACGGCGATGGATGATCATGGCGGGTGTGTTGACATGGTTGCTCTGCCTGGGCGGGGTGTCGCCTGCCATGGCCGGTCAGGCGACCGAGTCGGTCCGGGTGACGATCGATGAAGTGCTGAAGATTCTGAACGATAAGGAACTCAAGACGCCTGCCAAGCAGGAAGATCGTCGGCAGCGGCTGGAGAAGGTCGTCGCGGCGCGCTTTGACTACTCCGAAATGTCCCGACGTTCGTTGGGCGCGCAGTGGAATCAGTTATCCGATAAGGAAAAGCAGGAGTTTGTGGATCTGTTCCGTACGCTGTTGACCAACACCTATGCCGATCGGGTGGAAACCTATTCCGGCGAGGGTGTGCAATACCTCAACGAGCGGACGGAAAAGGAATATGCCGAGGTGCGCACCAAGGTCTTGTCCGGGAAGACGGAAATTCCCATGGACTACCGGTTGATGAACAAGAGCAACGATTGGCACGTGTATGACGTCGTGGTCGATGGTGTCAGTCTGGTGAATAATTACCGCGGACAATTTTCGAAGATCCTTCACACGTCCTCGTATTCCGACCTCGTCGACCAACTCCGCAAGAAATCCGAAAAGATCAAAGCTCCGTAG
- the mlaD gene encoding outer membrane lipid asymmetry maintenance protein MlaD, which yields MERAKLELMVGVFVLVGIACLGYLSIKLGKLEVIGGHNYPVEAEFTSASGLKPGASVEIAGVEVGRVRHIGLNSDRALVALAIQDGVKLYSDTIASIKTRGIIGDKYLSLSVGGGGDVLKPGDKIRDTEAGLDLEELVSQYVHGKVN from the coding sequence ATGGAACGTGCAAAGCTCGAATTGATGGTCGGCGTCTTCGTGCTCGTGGGGATTGCCTGCCTGGGGTATTTGTCGATCAAGTTGGGGAAGCTGGAAGTGATCGGCGGGCACAATTATCCGGTCGAGGCCGAGTTTACGTCTGCGTCGGGACTCAAGCCCGGTGCGTCGGTGGAAATTGCCGGCGTCGAAGTCGGGCGTGTGCGGCACATCGGCCTCAACAGCGACCGCGCGCTGGTGGCGCTGGCGATTCAAGACGGCGTAAAGCTGTATTCGGACACGATCGCTTCGATTAAGACGCGCGGGATCATCGGCGACAAATATCTCTCGCTCTCGGTCGGCGGGGGTGGCGATGTCTTGAAGCCAGGCGACAAGATTCGCGATACCGAGGCCGGGCTTGATCTCGAGGAATTGGTTAGCCAGTATGTACACGGCAAGGTCAACTAG
- a CDS encoding ABC transporter ATP-binding protein: MIKLVGVEKTLGQQPVLRGVDLTIPSGKLTTIIGRSGEGKSVLLKHIIGLMQPDRGEVWIDGTDIAHMKGQALNEVRKKFAMLFQGAALFDSLSVFENVAFPLREKLRLKGDTVTRRVEEKLEQVGLKGMGHKFPAELSGGMRKRAGLARALVMEPEIILFDEPTTGLDPLMAKAIHDLIVAMQQQFGFTAVMVSHEIPEIFGISDYVAMLKNGRIAEMAPSSEFVKTTDEEIREFIFVGGTVTAKELPTASRS; encoded by the coding sequence ATGATTAAACTGGTCGGCGTCGAAAAAACGTTAGGGCAGCAACCAGTGTTGCGTGGAGTGGATCTGACCATTCCTTCAGGCAAGCTGACGACGATTATCGGACGGAGCGGCGAAGGCAAGAGTGTGTTGCTGAAACACATCATCGGCCTGATGCAGCCTGATCGCGGCGAGGTCTGGATCGACGGAACGGACATTGCTCACATGAAGGGGCAAGCGCTCAATGAGGTCCGGAAGAAATTTGCTATGCTGTTCCAAGGCGCGGCACTCTTCGATTCCCTATCGGTCTTCGAAAACGTTGCCTTCCCGCTGCGAGAAAAGCTGAGATTGAAAGGCGACACCGTCACCAGGCGAGTGGAGGAAAAGCTTGAGCAGGTGGGGCTGAAAGGCATGGGGCACAAATTTCCCGCGGAGCTGAGCGGAGGGATGCGCAAACGGGCCGGGTTGGCCCGCGCCCTGGTCATGGAACCGGAAATCATTTTGTTCGATGAGCCGACGACAGGGCTCGATCCGCTGATGGCGAAGGCCATCCATGACCTGATCGTGGCCATGCAGCAGCAGTTCGGCTTCACGGCGGTCATGGTCAGCCATGAAATTCCGGAGATCTTCGGCATTTCCGATTACGTCGCCATGTTGAAGAACGGGCGCATTGCCGAGATGGCGCCCTCGAGCGAATTTGTGAAGACGACGGACGAAGAGATTCGCGAGTTTATTTTTGTCGGAGGCACTGTCACGGCGAAAGAGTTGCCAACGGCATCCCGTTCCTGA
- a CDS encoding ABC transporter permease, translating into MEGIARIGRFTIDLTEHMGRMMLFVLSSFAWLTRPPFRFYQVVKQLNFIGYKSTFVVVLTAVFTGMVLALQGYYTLRKFGSEAVLGSAVALSIIRELGPVLAALMVTARAGSAMTAEIGIMRITEQIDALDTMAVNPLQYLIAPKLVASLIAVPLLVALFDVVGIYGGYVVGVQLLNGNEGAYWSSIESAVEWKDVYGGILKSISFGLLISWVCCYKGFHTKHSAEGLGTATTEAVVLSAVLVLVWDYFLTSVLL; encoded by the coding sequence GTGGAAGGCATTGCGCGTATCGGACGATTCACCATCGATCTGACGGAGCACATGGGACGGATGATGCTGTTCGTCCTGTCGTCCTTTGCCTGGTTGACCCGCCCGCCGTTCCGGTTCTACCAAGTCGTCAAACAACTGAATTTTATCGGGTACAAGTCCACCTTCGTGGTCGTGCTCACCGCTGTCTTCACCGGCATGGTCCTCGCGCTTCAGGGGTATTACACCTTGCGAAAATTCGGGTCGGAGGCCGTGCTTGGCTCGGCCGTGGCGCTCAGCATCATTCGGGAGCTGGGTCCTGTGCTCGCGGCGCTGATGGTGACCGCTCGCGCCGGGTCCGCTATGACGGCCGAGATCGGGATCATGCGAATCACCGAACAGATCGACGCCTTGGATACGATGGCCGTGAATCCGTTGCAATATCTGATCGCCCCAAAACTCGTGGCAAGTCTGATCGCCGTGCCGTTGTTGGTCGCGCTGTTCGATGTGGTGGGCATTTACGGCGGGTACGTCGTCGGGGTGCAATTGCTGAACGGCAATGAGGGCGCGTATTGGAGTTCGATCGAATCGGCGGTGGAATGGAAGGATGTCTACGGCGGGATCCTCAAATCCATCAGCTTCGGGCTGTTGATCAGTTGGGTCTGCTGCTATAAGGGGTTTCATACCAAGCATAGTGCCGAAGGGCTGGGCACAGCGACCACGGAAGCCGTGGTGCTGTCGGCCGTCCTGGTTCTGGTGTGGGATTACTTCCTCACCTCGGTGTTGTTGTAA